One genomic window of Eleginops maclovinus isolate JMC-PN-2008 ecotype Puerto Natales chromosome 12, JC_Emac_rtc_rv5, whole genome shotgun sequence includes the following:
- the slc14a2 gene encoding urea transporter 2: MPGLLCTKDIPKNINDSISTASSSPAIILTELQPLMANPDLPSEHDNCQENKKELDTVQPRSSTVRTCRTRFLKGISYFSGDMKVFGKWMESNFFLLQLLDWVLRGAAQVMFVNNPLSGLIIFAGLILQNYWWALNGFVGTLFATISAVILQQNRGAIAAGLYGYNGILVGLLMAVFSHKGDWYWWLLLPNIFMSMMCPILSSAIASINSRWDLPVFTLPFNILVCLHMVATGHYNHHFPQVLIQPRSELPNITWAEINIAKLFMSVPVGVGQVYGCDNPWTGGIFIVSLFISSPITCAHAVLGSAVGMVSGLALAAPFGDIYFGLWGYNCVLACIAVGGMFYALTWQVHLLAITCAFFCAYLGSAIANIMSTFGLPACTWPFCLSALTFLLLTTETKKIYKLPLAKVNYPEKNLVFYWKMKKQEKMEKAEKKRNDSEEQMKALEEEVIMNEKEQLRLELRKLEGKKAASKESEAENNKIQFVDYTPEQQRTEEQQNNNDLTEVTLVD; encoded by the exons ATGCCTGGACTACTCTGCACAAAG GATATTCCGAAGAATATCAACGACTCAATTTCTACggcctcttcctctcctgccaTCATCTTAACT gagctgcagccGCTGATGGCAAACCCAGACTTGCCGTCTGAGCATGACAACTGCCAGGAAAACAAGAAGGAGCTGGACACTGTGCAGCCACGGTCCTCAACTGTGCGCACCTGCAGGACCCGCTTCCTGAAGGGCATCTCGTATTTCTCTGGGGACATGAAGGTGTTTGGAAAATGGATGGAAAGTAA TtttttcctgctgcagctgctggactGGGTTTTGCGTGGAGCTGCTCAGGTGATGTTCGTCAACAACCCTTTAAGTGGCCTCATCATTTTTGCAGGCCTCATCCTGCAGAACTACTGGTGGGCCCTCAATGGCTTTGTGGGCACGCTGTTTGCCACCATCTCTGCCGTTATTCTGCAACAGAACAG GGGGGCCATAGCTGCAGGGCTGTACGGTTACAATGGTATCCTGGTGGGTCTGCTGATGGCTGTGTTCTCCCACAAAGGAGACTGGTACTGGTGGCTCCTGCTACCAAACATCTTCATGTCCATGATGTG CCCGATTCTGTCCAGTGCCATAGCATCTATCAACAGTCGCTGGGATCTGCCAGTGTTCACCCTGCCATTCAACATCCTGGTGTGTCTCCACATGGTCGCCACCGGACACTACAACCACCACTTCCCCCAAGTCCTCATTCAGCCGCGCTCCGAGCTGCCCAACATCACCTGGGCCGAGATCAACATAGCCAAG CTGTTCATGTCGGTGCCCGTGGGAGTAGGCCAGGTGTACGGCTGTGACAACCCATGGACGGGAGGAATTTTCATCgtctcactcttcatctcctccccTATCACCTGCGCTCATGCTGTTCTGGGATCTGCAGTGGGCATGGTTTCAG GCTTGGCTCTGGCAGCGCCTTTTGGAGATATTTACTTTGGCCTCTGGGGATACAACTGTGTGCTGGCTTGCATCGCTGTGGGAGGAATGTTTTACGCTCTTACCTGGCAGGTGCACCTGCTTGCCATCACATGTG caTTTTTCTGTGCATACCTCGGCTCAGCCATTGCCAATATCATGTCCACC TTTGGTCTGCCAGCCTGCACTTggcctttctgtctctctgcactCACCTTCCTCCTTTTAACCACGGAGACCAAGAAGATCTACAAGCTGCCTCTGGCCAAAGTCAACTACCCCGAGAAAAACCTGGTCTTCTACTGGAAGATGAAGAAGCAGGAAAAAATGGAGAAGGCTGAGAAAAAGAGGAATGACAGTGAGGAGCAGATGAAGGCTCTCGAGGAAGAGGTGATAATGAACGAGAAAGAGCAGCTGAGGCTGGAGCTCAGGAAATTGGAAGGAAAAAAAGCTGCAAGCAAGGAATCAGAGGCGGAAAATAACAAGATCCAATTTGTAGACTACACACCTGAACAACAGCGTACTgaagaacaacaaaacaacaatgatCTTACAGAAGTCACTCTTGTTGACTAA